The sequence AAGGCTTCTATAGCAGGGAATGTATCCAAACCTGCATGAGTAACCCTCACGCGCGAACCAGCCCCCTCTTCAAACAATTCAAACGTCACCAGCGAATCGCCCGCGTAGCCATCATAGCGCCAGCTATAGGCCAGCTTTTTCCCCGGGACAACTTCCTTTACCACACATTTGTGCAGGTATTGTTCGCCATTGGGGTCGCCGCCCATAAATTCAAATTCAAAACCTACTTCCGGTTTAAATTCGGGTAAAACAAAATACCATTGCTTCATTTTATCGTTATCGGTAAGCGCTTCCCATACTTTACCAACCGGGGCGTTATAGCTTTTCTCTACTACAACCGGTTGTGTTTTTGATGTTTCCATATTGATGTTTGTTTAATTGATTTACTATTTTGTTTCTTCGGATGACAAAAACCTGTCCAGGTCATCCAGCTTGCTTGTCCAAAATTTACGGTACTGATCTACCCAGGTAGCCACCTCGCCCAGTTTTTTATAATCGGGCAGGCAATAGCGGTCGCGCCCCTCCTGCCTGATGGTAATAAGGCCGCATTGCATCAATATCTTAATATGCTTTGAAATAGCCGGCCGGCTGATATCGAATTTATCAGCAATAGCGTTCAGGTTCATCTGCTCGGCAGCCAGCATATTAATAATAGCGCGGCGGGTAGGATCGGCAATGGCCTGGAATACATCTCTTCTCATTATTATATTGAAATAAGTAACCGTTCGGTTACAATTATAAGCGTAACCATTTAGTTACGCAAGTAAATTTTCAAATTTATTTTATCCAAACGCAATTAAACAAAAACGGCCCCGGGCATATTTGCCCGGGGCCGTTACAATACGATATAGGTAAATAAAACTTATTTAATTACGAGTACGCCATCAGCTACAATGGCTACATCTTTTTTAGGGGTTTTTATCGCGGCAATTTCCTGCTCGCTTTTGCCGGCATCTTCGGCATAGTGTTGTAATTGCTCAACCGATGTGGTGGTTACTTTAGCGGTACCCTCAAGTACTACAGTTTTGCCTACAATATTTTGCGGCATAAAATAACCATAGTCTTTAAAGGTAACCATAATCGGTTCGCCGTTGGCCTGGGCCAGTTTCATAAAGCAGCCCTTTTTAGTGCAAACCTGCACTACTTCGCCGGTGATCTGGCCAGTATAAACCGAATCGCTTTTAAACGAAGCGGCCAGCGTTTGGGTATTCACTGCCTTGCCGGCCGTAACAGTTTTACCATAGGTAACCCCCGGTGCAGCAGGCGTTATCTTGTCTTGCGCGAAAGCACCAACTGATACCAGCAATGCCGCGGCAAATAATAAAATAGCTTTCATGTGTTTGATTAGTTTTTAGTATCTGCATCAAAATTAAGCATTTATCAGCCGACAACAAAATGAACGAGGCCCCGCCTTAATTCTTAACAAACTCCAGGTTGAGGCGGATGGGGATATCGTCAGACAATATCGCGTTTTGCAATGACCACATGATATTGGGGTTAGGCTTTTCATGGATCCCAAATTTTATCCGGTCGATGGTGAACTCGGCTGTGGCCTTTACTCGGTTTACCGCCTGTTTTATTACAGCGTTAAAGGTTATCTGCCGTGTTATATTCCTTATGGTCAGGTTACCGGTTACCTTATATTGATCGGGAGTGCCGGTTGCATCTATCCGTATAACATTTATGGCAGATGTTGGATACCCTGCTACAGAAAAGAAACTCTCTCCTTTCAATTGCTCATCAACTTCCTGGTTATCTTTCTTTTGCTGATGATCATTGCTGCTGATGCTGTTCATATCCATAATAAAATTGCCGGTATTGAATTTACCGCCGGCATCGGTACTAAGGCTGCCCGCTTTAAATAGTATGGTACCAGTATGCTTACTACCTACCGTTTTTGTGCCCTGCCAAAAAAGCTTGCTTTTACTGATATCCAATAAATAGGTCGACGCCTGTCCGAAGCATTTCTTTTGATGCAGGTTTAAGGTGATTACCGCTAACAACAGGTAAAAAAGGTTTCTTCTTTTCATAATGTATTTAATTGATGAAGCAAACCTAAAAGCTGTTTACGATAACGTTGCAACAGATTTTGTAAAAAGAAATGTAAAATTCGTAAATTCATGTGCAATATTATTTCAGATGATTTTTGGCAACCGTTTATACTACCTGGCAGGCGCGCTTGTTTTGCTAATGATCGTAGCGTCATGCGCGTATGTCAAAAACTCGGCCGATAGTGAAGCTTTTGAATTTGCCAAACGCGGCATCATGTTGCGCAATGTGGGGCACCTGTTACTGCTGCAATCGGGCGATAGTACCTCGCGCGTGCTACCCGTTAAACAAATTGCCGAAAACGAATACCAGTTACAATTTGAAAACAAGTTTACCTTTCAAACTGATTCGCTGGTTAAAACCATCAAATCATCCCTTGCGCGTAATGATGCATCAGCTGATTATGTGGTAAATGTGATCGGTTGCTCAAGCCCGCAGGTGATATTCGGCTATGCCGTGCTTAATGGCAATAAAAATAACGTGATCCCCTGCTCTGGTCGTAAACAACCGGTGGATTGCTACCGGGTAAATATCCTTTTCAAAAACAAGGGCATCAGCGCCCGGCAAACAGGTTACCTGGTAGGCGGATTGCCGCTGCTGGCTTTTATTGGCCTGCTATTATTTAAACCGAAGCGTAAAGATCAAATTGAGATAGCCGCAATAGATCAACCAGTTACAAGCGATATCATCACGATAGGAAAAATCACTTTTGATAAAACTGCCCGGAACCTCACTATAGGCCATCAATCCATTCAGCTTACTGTTAAGGAAAGCAAACTGCTGCTGATATTCGCGCAGTCGCCTAACCAAATGATAGATCGCGCCCGCCTGCAAAAAGAGATATGGGAAGATGAAGGTGTTATTGTTGGCCGCAGCCTGGATATGTTCATCTCCCGCCTTCGCAAAAAACTGGAAGCCGACCCGTCTGTTAAATTAATTAACATCCACGGTAAGGGTTTCAGGCTTGAGACACTGTAAATATTTCGACGCAAAAGCACTGCACAACTTTTGGCTATAGGGTCGTCAAAACCAAATTTATATCGCCCCGTTCTCATAGGTAAAATGTCCTAATTATCAAATATGTGTAACTATTAAGCACATTTTTTTGATAATGACGGATCATTCAACCGCCTATGATTAGTATAAAAAAAATACCTGTACTGCGCTATGGCTTAATTGTCCTGCTGGTTACCGTGTTGTTTTCGGGGGCAATTTATTTATACATACATTATAATAGTGCGCAAAAACTACAGGGCAATATCAGCAAATTGATCTCAGCGCGCGAAAACTCCGAACTGATAGACAGTTGCCTGCTTAACCTATATAATGCCGATAACAACAGCCGCCTATATGCGGTAACCGGCGATAAACGTTACATTCGCGAGTTTTCTGTACAGATAAACAAACTGAGTGAACTGTTAAGTAAAATTAAATTCAGTGCGCCGGGCATAAGCAATTTGAGAGCCGACAACCTGAAACAACTGGTTAAGGAAAAAGCAGACAAAACCAATAGTTATGTACAATTACGCCGGTTAACCGATAGCCTGATCGCATCGACATCGAAGATAGACAGTACGCTGGCTTTCACTAAAATGCGGATACCTATCCCGGTAAAGCAAACGGTAAAGACGGTGATCCATGTCGACACGCTAAAACAATCGCCAAAAACAAATGCTCAACCGCAGGCACGTAAAAGGTTTCTTGGCCGGGTTATAGCTGCAATCACCGGTAAAAACAAAACACAACCTGGCAGGCCTGTAATGGTGAAGCGTGATACCGTAAAAACCATAACCGAGGCAAAAACGTTTTACACGGTACTCCCCACAAAAACCCGTAATTATTACCACAAGCTCTACTCCGCGAACAATAAGCTGCGCAGCAATGAGCATGACATCCTATTGATCAATAACAACCTTGTAATCAGTATTATATCTGAATTAAAACAATATAAAACGCTTGAACTTGCTTACGCGAATGAAAGCAAAGCCGAACTTACCGGAAAGGTAACAGACGTATTTAAAGAGTATAATTATTTGTCGAAAATAACCCTTGGTGTTTTGATAGCAATGGTGATCATTGTGCTGTATAACATTTGGAAGATATTTATTAACGCGCGTGATATTATTGATGACGCCGAAAAAGCCCGCCTATATGCCGATAACAAAAGCCGCTTTATGGCCAGCATGAGCCACGAGATCCGCACCCCGCTCAACTCGGTCATCGGTTTTTCTGAGCAGCTGAGCATGAGTAAGCTACAGCCCGACCAGGTAGAACAAATAAACGCGATACGCAACTCATCGCACATGCTGTTGGAGGTGGTTAACGAGATACTGGACTTTTCGAAATACGAAACCGGTAAAATGGCATTTGAGCAACAGCCCTTTGTGCTGCAGGACGCATTAACCGGGGTATTGAACACGGTACATATCCAGGCTGCTAAAAAAGGCTTACAATTGAGGAAAAGTTTTTTGTTTAGCGAGGATACCTGCTTTAGTGGGGATATGTTGCGCCTGAAACAGGTGGTAATGAACCTGATGGTGAATGCGATCAAATTCACCCCGTCGGGCGAGATATTTTTACAAGCGGTGGTAATGCCGCTAAAAAATGGCCGGGCTTTGCTAAAAGTACGTATTAAAGATACCGGCATTGGCATTAAAAAGCATGACCTGCCGATGATATTTGATGAATTTTCGCAGGTGAACGATGCGCAGAAGGTTACCCGCCATAAAGGCACAGGTTTAGGTTTGGCGATATGCAAAAAGATAGTTGAGCTACAGGGCGGCCATATCAAAGTGATCAGCGAATTGGGTAAAGGCTCGGTATTTAGCTTCGAACTGCCTTTTATGGTGGCTAAAAAAGAGGATTGCGTTATTGATATACCGATCAGCCCGGCCGAACTTGCCCAAAAAGTAACCGGCGCGCACGTATTGCTGGCCGAGGATAACCAGTTGAATGTGCTATTAGCCAAAACCATCCTGAAAAAGTGGAATATCACCTGCGATATTGCTTATAACGGACAGGAGGCTATCGAACTATTCGAGACTAATCATTACGACATGGTGCTTACCGATATCCAAATGCCGGTAATGGGTGGCCTTGAACTATTGGGTTTGATACGAAACAACACCAATAGCGTTAAAGCAGAAACGCCGGTAATAGTACTCACCGCCAATGTATTGAAAGACGACAGGGATATGTACCAGCAAGCCGGTGCCAACGATATTGTGCTGAAACCTTTTATTGAACGTAACCTGATAGAAAAGATAAGCCTGTTATTAAAAACACGGTACACCCGTACCGACGAACTGTTATTCCGTTACGGGTGATGATGGTGCGGGCGCGCTGCCTTCATTTGGTTTCCCATCGCCCTTAGGTTTGCGCCTTGGCCACTTCTTTTTCTTGTTGCGCTTTTTAGGGTCTTTATTCTCGCCGCCTTCTGATGGTTTACCTCCACCGGATGGCCTGTTACCGCCACCCCTTTTATCGTTATGATTGTGATGGCGGGTACGCTCCGGTACAGGTCCGGGGGCTTCACCCAGTTCTTCGGGCAATTGCTTTTGCGGTACTGGCTTACCGATCATTTGCTCAATACGGCGTAGTTTATGCTCATCGCGATGATTGATCAGGGTGATAGCCGTTCCGGTAGTAGCGGCACGGGCCGTGCGACCAATGCGGTGGATATAATCTTCCGGATCGGGCGGGGCATCGTAATTGATCACCAGATCTATCCCCTCTACATCGATACCGCGTGAAAGCGCATCGGTACCAATAATAATAGGCAGGGTTTTATTTTTAAAATCGCGCAGGATCTCTTCACGTTCCGATTGTTTAAAATCTGAACTGAAGGCCATCACTTTAAGCTTTGCCGAACGCAGCTCCTTATAAACCTCCTTCACTTTCTCTTTGGTTGATGAAAAAATGATGGTGCTCAGGAAATTGCCCTCGGCCAATATCTTCTTAATGAGCGGGATCTTTTGATTATCGAACACGCGATACATCTGCTGATCGATACCCACAGCAGGTTGAGAAATGGCGATATTGATCTGCTCGGGATTGCGCATAATGCTGTTGGCCAGCTGGCGGATCCGTGGCGGCATGGTAGCCGAAAACAATAAGGTTTGCCTGTCGGCCGGTAAATGCCTGATGATGCGGGTAATATCATCATAAAAACCCATATCCAGCATACGGTCGGCTTCGTCCAGTATCAGGTGCTGCAACCTGTCCATTTTAAGCACACCTGAAGTTAAGTGAGCGATCAAACGGCCCGGTGTGGCTATTACCACATCTACATTATTTTGTATGGCACGGCGCTGCTGCTCGTAAACAATGCCATCGCCACCACCAAATACCGCTACCGAACTGATACCAGTAAAATAGGCCAGGCCCTCTACCTGCTGGTCAATTTGCTGGGCCAGTTCGCGTGTGGGCGCTAAAATAAGGGTATTGATATGGCTTTTGTCGCCCTCGCCTATTTTGTTTAATACGGGCAATAAATATGATGCTGTTTTACCGGTACCTGTTTGTGCGCAGGCAATCAGGTCTTTCCCCGTCATAATTACGGGGATGGCCATGGCTTGTATAGGTGTAGGGGTGGTATAGCCCATGGCATCAAGGCCCTCGGCTAAATGTTCGTTAAAGTTAAAATCCTGGAATGTCACTATCTGTATTTGTAGAATTGCGCAAGATAGTAAAATTTAACGGGCTTATCATTAACGTGATAATGCTAACCCTATACCTCCTATAGGTGATTGCATCCAATAAAAATTTAATTACCCCGAAATATACTTACCAATAAAGGGCAACTTGTTAATAAGGTACACCAACAACAAGGTCAATACGAAGCAAACCAATGCCGTAAGCGGGATACTGAAAAACGGGTTGAATGATTTATAACTGAGGTTATAATGCTCATCATAATCCAGCAAAGTAAGCACCAGCGCATGCCCTAAATAGATGCCATAATTATATTTTGTAATAAAATTTCTTATGTTAATTATTGCTATGGATCTAAGCGACTTTGTAAACCTCATCATCATAAAAATAGCCGAGGCCGCGAGCACGATCGGCCAGCTAAGCGGCTCGTACATCAGGGTGCTGATACCATTATAATGCTGGTGCAATAAAGCAGTCCCCCATGTAATAACAGCCACTGACGCAATAGCCAGCACAGCCATCATACCAAACACACGCATGTTGCTAAACTGTTTATTAGCCAGGTAATAGCCCAACACCAGGTAACCAATGTATCCCCCAAAGTACCGGGCATCAACCTGCGGGTTGTAGCGCATTAAGTATGGTTGGCTGAATAACATCACCACCAGCCAAACCACCAAAAAGTAAAGCGTTTCTTTTTCGGACGCGTTACGGATAAATTTACCCAACACCGGAATTATAAGATACAGACCGATAAGCATATACACATACCACAAGTGGTACGAACTACCGTATTTCAATTGGTGCAGCACTTGCTTAACAGTTATCCAGGTATCGCCGGTATAAGGAATTTCCTCGTTATAATAAGCATAGGCCACATACACCAAACTCCAGAACAGGAATGGCACCACTACTCTGCCCAATCGCTTTTTCAGGAATACAAATACATCCTCTTCCCTCCCCAGTAGCAGCGCGCCGGTTATCATTACAAAAACAGGCACGGCAAAACGGGTAAGCGCGTTATAGAGGTCGGCGGCCAGCCATTGCGCACGGGGTACTTTTATATAATCAGCCAGTAAGGGCGAACTGCAATGCAGCATGATCACCGCGAACAGGGCGATAATGCGCAGGTTATTTATCCAGTCTAAATTTTGCGGGCGATCATTCGGCAGGTGGTCCGGGTTTTTCATAACTGAAGTTATAAGGCGGGTGTGGAACAATAAAGGTTTCGTGCACCCGCTCCGACCGGCGGAAATAAGGTATCCATATGGCCGCGGCAATAATACTGCGTACCATCGCGTATCCCGTTGTGTAATTAACGGTGTCGCTATGTAACCTAAGAGATAGCAGGTAATCAACCAGGTTAAAAACAACAATAAAGCCCAGGTAAACAGTAATTGTTTTGGGCAATATATCGCGCTTGTTTAAAAAAAGCACCAGGCAAAAAACGGCCAGGCAAAAAATAAGTGTATACCCAATTGTTTCCCAAACAATAAGGGCTCTTATCGCGCTGCTTCTGCCCGTGTCGGTATACAGATTCCAGGCCGACATGCTGAAGTAATCGCCGGTGATAAAAGTATTAGCTACAATAAAAGGCGTAATAAACAACCCTATCAACACCAGTATCAGCCAGCCACCAATAGCTACAAACGATGCGCCGTGGGCAAAAACAATCCCCGGTGTTTCGATATGATAGATCCAGATGGCCAAACCAACGCATATCACAAGGGTGATCAGTGCCAGGGCAATCATCCATACATTAGGATGTAACTTTATCCCTGCGGTATCATAATTGCCCGCGCCGGGTGTATACGAAAAGCTGTAGGATAGTTTACTGTCGCGCAACAAACTGATATCCTGCCGCGCCTGTTCTAACTGATCGACAGGGATAAAATCCTTCAAAAACGAGAACTGGTAGTGTAACAACAGCGAATTCCCCTTAGCAGTATAATCCGAATTAAAGTGATAAGCATCGCGCTTAACATCGTACTG comes from Mucilaginibacter mali and encodes:
- a CDS encoding SRPBCC family protein, whose amino-acid sequence is METSKTQPVVVEKSYNAPVGKVWEALTDNDKMKQWYFVLPEFKPEVGFEFEFMGGDPNGEQYLHKCVVKEVVPGKKLAYSWRYDGYAGDSLVTFELFEEGAGSRVRVTHAGLDTFPAIEAFASKNFNMGWNAILGESLKEFVERA
- a CDS encoding ArsR/SmtB family transcription factor, with the translated sequence MRRDVFQAIADPTRRAIINMLAAEQMNLNAIADKFDISRPAISKHIKILMQCGLITIRQEGRDRYCLPDYKKLGEVATWVDQYRKFWTSKLDDLDRFLSSEETK
- a CDS encoding DUF4920 domain-containing protein, yielding MKAILLFAAALLVSVGAFAQDKITPAAPGVTYGKTVTAGKAVNTQTLAASFKSDSVYTGQITGEVVQVCTKKGCFMKLAQANGEPIMVTFKDYGYFMPQNIVGKTVVLEGTAKVTTTSVEQLQHYAEDAGKSEQEIAAIKTPKKDVAIVADGVLVIK
- a CDS encoding YceI family protein yields the protein MKRRNLFYLLLAVITLNLHQKKCFGQASTYLLDISKSKLFWQGTKTVGSKHTGTILFKAGSLSTDAGGKFNTGNFIMDMNSISSNDHQQKKDNQEVDEQLKGESFFSVAGYPTSAINVIRIDATGTPDQYKVTGNLTIRNITRQITFNAVIKQAVNRVKATAEFTIDRIKFGIHEKPNPNIMWSLQNAILSDDIPIRLNLEFVKN
- a CDS encoding winged helix-turn-helix domain-containing protein; translation: MIFGNRLYYLAGALVLLMIVASCAYVKNSADSEAFEFAKRGIMLRNVGHLLLLQSGDSTSRVLPVKQIAENEYQLQFENKFTFQTDSLVKTIKSSLARNDASADYVVNVIGCSSPQVIFGYAVLNGNKNNVIPCSGRKQPVDCYRVNILFKNKGISARQTGYLVGGLPLLAFIGLLLFKPKRKDQIEIAAIDQPVTSDIITIGKITFDKTARNLTIGHQSIQLTVKESKLLLIFAQSPNQMIDRARLQKEIWEDEGVIVGRSLDMFISRLRKKLEADPSVKLINIHGKGFRLETL
- a CDS encoding ATP-binding protein, giving the protein MISIKKIPVLRYGLIVLLVTVLFSGAIYLYIHYNSAQKLQGNISKLISARENSELIDSCLLNLYNADNNSRLYAVTGDKRYIREFSVQINKLSELLSKIKFSAPGISNLRADNLKQLVKEKADKTNSYVQLRRLTDSLIASTSKIDSTLAFTKMRIPIPVKQTVKTVIHVDTLKQSPKTNAQPQARKRFLGRVIAAITGKNKTQPGRPVMVKRDTVKTITEAKTFYTVLPTKTRNYYHKLYSANNKLRSNEHDILLINNNLVISIISELKQYKTLELAYANESKAELTGKVTDVFKEYNYLSKITLGVLIAMVIIVLYNIWKIFINARDIIDDAEKARLYADNKSRFMASMSHEIRTPLNSVIGFSEQLSMSKLQPDQVEQINAIRNSSHMLLEVVNEILDFSKYETGKMAFEQQPFVLQDALTGVLNTVHIQAAKKGLQLRKSFLFSEDTCFSGDMLRLKQVVMNLMVNAIKFTPSGEIFLQAVVMPLKNGRALLKVRIKDTGIGIKKHDLPMIFDEFSQVNDAQKVTRHKGTGLGLAICKKIVELQGGHIKVISELGKGSVFSFELPFMVAKKEDCVIDIPISPAELAQKVTGAHVLLAEDNQLNVLLAKTILKKWNITCDIAYNGQEAIELFETNHYDMVLTDIQMPVMGGLELLGLIRNNTNSVKAETPVIVLTANVLKDDRDMYQQAGANDIVLKPFIERNLIEKISLLLKTRYTRTDELLFRYG
- a CDS encoding DEAD/DEAH box helicase, with amino-acid sequence MTFQDFNFNEHLAEGLDAMGYTTPTPIQAMAIPVIMTGKDLIACAQTGTGKTASYLLPVLNKIGEGDKSHINTLILAPTRELAQQIDQQVEGLAYFTGISSVAVFGGGDGIVYEQQRRAIQNNVDVVIATPGRLIAHLTSGVLKMDRLQHLILDEADRMLDMGFYDDITRIIRHLPADRQTLLFSATMPPRIRQLANSIMRNPEQINIAISQPAVGIDQQMYRVFDNQKIPLIKKILAEGNFLSTIIFSSTKEKVKEVYKELRSAKLKVMAFSSDFKQSEREEILRDFKNKTLPIIIGTDALSRGIDVEGIDLVINYDAPPDPEDYIHRIGRTARAATTGTAITLINHRDEHKLRRIEQMIGKPVPQKQLPEELGEAPGPVPERTRHHNHNDKRGGGNRPSGGGKPSEGGENKDPKKRNKKKKWPRRKPKGDGKPNEGSAPAPSSPVTE
- a CDS encoding acyltransferase, giving the protein MKNPDHLPNDRPQNLDWINNLRIIALFAVIMLHCSSPLLADYIKVPRAQWLAADLYNALTRFAVPVFVMITGALLLGREEDVFVFLKKRLGRVVVPFLFWSLVYVAYAYYNEEIPYTGDTWITVKQVLHQLKYGSSYHLWYVYMLIGLYLIIPVLGKFIRNASEKETLYFLVVWLVVMLFSQPYLMRYNPQVDARYFGGYIGYLVLGYYLANKQFSNMRVFGMMAVLAIASVAVITWGTALLHQHYNGISTLMYEPLSWPIVLAASAIFMMMRFTKSLRSIAIINIRNFITKYNYGIYLGHALVLTLLDYDEHYNLSYKSFNPFFSIPLTALVCFVLTLLLVYLINKLPFIGKYISG